In Candidatus Neomarinimicrobiota bacterium, the DNA window GCCGATCTCGTGCAGTGCTGGCGTGAGAACTTTGTCATAAATCCGGTGCAGCGGATGCTGTCCCAGGTAGAGGCCGTTCAGGATTTTCTGAATTTTTTCGCGGTTTTTGTCCAGGGCGAGGTCAAGTATTTGCCCAGACAAGTATTCATAGTCGCCTTTAATAATGTGGTAGCTCGTCTCCAGATCCGATTCGGTTTCGATGGGGAAAAGGTTGGCTTTCTGGATTTTTTCCTCATTGCGCTCAAGAAAGTCCGCCAGATGCTCCGGCAGGAATTTCCGGTGCCCCCCGGCTGTCCGGATGCACTCCAGCTTCCCGTCATCCGTCCACCGTTTGATGCTGGACACATGCACTCCAAGGATATTGCTCACCTCTTCGCTGGTAAAGTATTTCATCTCACTCGACACAACATTTCTCCTAATTTAATTCTCCGTAAGATACTTTTACGCGAGACCAGAGTCAAATATTTTGAGCGTTATGAACTTTTTTCTTGACGTATAATGATTTTAAATGTATTATCTAAACGCTCAAAACGCTCATAAAATTTTTGAAGGAGCGAAAACGGAGAAAGAATGAGAAGACGGATAATTAAATCGATAATGGTGGTAATGGCCGGAATAACCTGTCTTGCCGGACTGACTAAAGCACAGGATGTCCCGGAGGATTCCCTGTTGCACCGAGGCCGGAATTTGTTCTATACAGCCGTGGAGAGTGAAGTTGCGCTGGATTCCGCTCAAGCGGCGTTTAAACAATTGCTCTCCGAATATTCTCAGGAATACGGAGGCCGTGCCCAAACCTACATCGGCGCCCTCACCGCACTCCGGGGCAAGCACGCTCTCTGGCCGCAGAAGAAATACAAATATGTCATGGAGGGAATTGACCAGATGGAGTCCGGCGTCGCTGCCAATCCGAATGATATCGAATCACTCTTTATATACGGTTCAACCTGCTATCACCTGCCGAGTTTCTTCGGCAAAAGCAAAGAGGCGCAAGAGGCATTCAGGCAGATAGTAGCTCTCCTGCCGGAGCATGCGGATCAATATGACGCGGATATGATGGAAAACGTCATTGAATTCCTGCGAGCCAACGCCAATCTGGATTCCAGTGACATGATGACCCTCAGTACAATTGCCAAGGAACTCGGAAACGGATGATCTACGAATATCTCATATTTAACGCGATTGTGGCAGCCGGCCCGGTGGCGCTCAGTTTTGAGCGAACGGTGCGGTACGTGACGAAGTGGCGGGCTGCCATCATCGCTTCTGTAACAGCGGCGCTCCCGTTCCTTCTCTGGGATCTGCTGGTCGCCGGCAAGCACTGGCAGTTCAGCGAGGATCACACCCTGGCATCTCTGGGATTCCTGCTGCCGCCGGGGGAGATACTGTTTTTCCTCACCGTCCCGTTCGCCTGTCTCTTCATCTGGGAAGTACTCCGGAAAAGGGAATGGGCCTTGCTGAAAAGGACTTCCTTAATTTACCCGATATTTTATGCAATCGGTGCGGCTGGAATACTCTTTCTCATTGTCACTTCCAGAGATTACACGGCGCTCGTGCTGATAACCATCGGTGTTGTGGCGCTGGCGGACCGATTCTCTGGTGCACAATTGTTAACACAAAAGGTGACTTACACGTTTTTAGCCATCGTTACGGGACTCATTTTAGTGTTTAACGGATACCTCACCGCCCGGCCGGTGGTGCTGTACAATCCGGACGTCCTCTCAGGACTTAAAATTTTCACTATTCCGGTGGAGGATTTCCTCTACGGCTACGGCCTTATTTTGTTGGTAACGGTTATATACACAAGAACAACCCACACGAACACTACACCCAATCACGGAGAAAACCAATGAAACGAGCAGTCATAATCGGAGCGGGCTTTGGCGGACTGGCAACGGCTATCCGTTTGCAGTCGCGGGGCTACCGCACTACGCTTCTGGAAAAGAATGCAAAAGTCGGGGGACACGCCTACCAGCTGAAGCGGGACGGCTACACCTTCGACATGGGACCGTCGTTGATCACCGCACCGGATATTATCCAGGGTGTATTCAGTTCCGCCGGGAAACGGATGGAGGACTATCTGGATCTGACCAAACTGGATCCGTTCTACCGGATCTATTATCACGACGGAACTTATCTGGATTACACGGACGATTCCGACGATATGAAGCGTCAGATGGCGCAATTCAATCCCGGGGATGCAGAAAACTACGACGAATTCATCAACGAATCCCGGGAACTCTACAACGCCGTGATCACCGACGGGCTCGGTTCGACGCCGTTCCAGGACTGGGGCACCATGCTGGAATTTTTACCGCGAGCATTGAAGCTGAAGGCCCTCCTGCCGGCTCACACGTTCGTCAAACGTCATTTTAAAGATCCGCGGCACCGGTTTGCGTTTTCGTTTCATCCGTTGTTTATCGGCGGGAGTCCGTTTCGGGCTCCTTCAGTCTACTTGATGATCCCGTACCTGGAGAAAACCGGCGGCGTCTGGTTCAGCAAGGGGGGCATGTACAGCCTGGTGGAAGCGTTCGCCAAAGTATTCACCGAATCCGGCGGCACCATTCACACCAATTCGCCTGCCACAGAGATCGTAGTGGAGGACGGAAAGGCTGTAGGAGTCCGGACGGACGATAACTTCTACCACGCTGACGTAGTGGTCTCAAACGCTGACTTTGCGCATACCTATCGCAACTTGGTAAAGCCGGAGCACCGATCGAAATGGTCGGATCGCAAGGTGGAAAAAATGGACTATTCCATGAGCGCCTTTCTCCTGTATCTGGGTGTGAAAAAGCAGTATCCCAAACTGAAGCACCACACTCTGATACTCTCGGAACGTTACAAAGAACTTGTGAAGGACATTTTTGACAGGAAGATTCTGCCGGACGATTTCTCCATGTACCTGCACGTGCCGACCCGCACCGATTCTGAGATGGCGCCGGAAGGAGCCGAAAGTATGTACGTGCTGATTCCGGTAGCCAATCTCGATAGCGGCATTGATTGGGAAGAGATGAAGCAGACGTACGCCGATAAAATCCTCCAATTCCTGGAGGAAGATTTCGGCTTGGAGGACCTGCGCACCAACATCGAGGTGCAGGAAATTTTTACTCCCAAGGATTTTCAGGAGCAACGAAATTCCCATCTCGGCAGCGCCTGGGGCGTGGAGCCGAAGCTCACCCAGACGGCGATTTTCCGCCCCCATAACCGCAGCGATGATATCGGCGGACTTTACTTTGTTGGCGCCAGCACCCACCCCGGCGCAGGCGTCCCGGGCGTCCTGCTGACGGCGGAGGCCACGGAGAATGCCATTCTGGAAGATATACGAAAAAATCAACTGAAAACCACGTGAGGCCATCATGAAAAAGTACTGGAAATCCGGGGAAAACAGGGTCGCCTTCGAGCACGCCAGAGATCTGACGGCGCATCACTCCAAGTCGTTTTATCTCTCCACCCGGCTGCTCCCGGAGGAAAAGCAGTGGGCCACGTTCGGCCTGTACGGTTTTTGTCGCTATGCCGATAATCTCATCGATAATCCCAGGGATCGGTCGGCAGACGAGCTAATCCGAGAAGTGGACTACCTGCACGAGGAACTCAGCATCGCGTATCGAACCGGCGAATCCGAGCATCCGATACTCCGCCCGTTTATCGCCGTGGCCAAGCGGTACGGGATTCCGGAGAAATATCCCAGAGATTTGCTCCTGGGCGTCCGGATGGATCTGGAAATCGATCGCTATAAAACGTTCGACGAACTCTACCTGTTTGCCTATCGCGTTGCCGGTGTGGTGGGATTGATGATGACTTCCGTGTTGGGCTACAAGGACGAGGCGGCATTTGAGTACGCAGAGAAATTGGGCATTGCCATGCAGCTGACCAATATCCTCCGGGACGTCCGCGAGGACGCCGAACGTGGCCGTATCTATCTGCCACAGGATGAACTGAAGCAGTTCGGCGTTTCCGGGCAAGCTATCCTCCGGGGAG includes these proteins:
- a CDS encoding phytoene/squalene synthase family protein, translating into MKKYWKSGENRVAFEHARDLTAHHSKSFYLSTRLLPEEKQWATFGLYGFCRYADNLIDNPRDRSADELIREVDYLHEELSIAYRTGESEHPILRPFIAVAKRYGIPEKYPRDLLLGVRMDLEIDRYKTFDELYLFAYRVAGVVGLMMTSVLGYKDEAAFEYAEKLGIAMQLTNILRDVREDAERGRIYLPQDELKQFGVSGQAILRGEMSPEFRELMQFQVDRAHRYYREANPGINMLATNAQFAIHSASKIYRGILRKIEAQNYDPFQGRVFVPQIQKFGILIQEVVRTKVLVAQERLLPAGT
- a CDS encoding lycopene cyclase domain-containing protein, coding for MIYEYLIFNAIVAAGPVALSFERTVRYVTKWRAAIIASVTAALPFLLWDLLVAGKHWQFSEDHTLASLGFLLPPGEILFFLTVPFACLFIWEVLRKREWALLKRTSLIYPIFYAIGAAGILFLIVTSRDYTALVLITIGVVALADRFSGAQLLTQKVTYTFLAIVTGLILVFNGYLTARPVVLYNPDVLSGLKIFTIPVEDFLYGYGLILLVTVIYTRTTHTNTTPNHGENQ
- the crtI gene encoding phytoene desaturase, with product MKRAVIIGAGFGGLATAIRLQSRGYRTTLLEKNAKVGGHAYQLKRDGYTFDMGPSLITAPDIIQGVFSSAGKRMEDYLDLTKLDPFYRIYYHDGTYLDYTDDSDDMKRQMAQFNPGDAENYDEFINESRELYNAVITDGLGSTPFQDWGTMLEFLPRALKLKALLPAHTFVKRHFKDPRHRFAFSFHPLFIGGSPFRAPSVYLMIPYLEKTGGVWFSKGGMYSLVEAFAKVFTESGGTIHTNSPATEIVVEDGKAVGVRTDDNFYHADVVVSNADFAHTYRNLVKPEHRSKWSDRKVEKMDYSMSAFLLYLGVKKQYPKLKHHTLILSERYKELVKDIFDRKILPDDFSMYLHVPTRTDSEMAPEGAESMYVLIPVANLDSGIDWEEMKQTYADKILQFLEEDFGLEDLRTNIEVQEIFTPKDFQEQRNSHLGSAWGVEPKLTQTAIFRPHNRSDDIGGLYFVGASTHPGAGVPGVLLTAEATENAILEDIRKNQLKTT